From one Tetragenococcus osmophilus genomic stretch:
- a CDS encoding PTS system mannose/fructose/sorbose family transporter subunit IID, with the protein MTKVAKKELNSVFWRSFALQGAFNFERMQNIGYAYSMVPIIKKLYKNKEEQAQALDRHLEIFNTTPQMVPLILGISSAMEEENANNVNFDEQSINAVKASLMGPLAGIGDSIFWGTLRVIAAGIGVSLAEQGSIFGPILFLIIFNVPNFLLRIFGLKMGYQVGVNSLERIQKEGLMDKIMSVATIIGLAVVGGMVATMLDITTPLEWSGSGAEIVVQDILDEIMPKMLPLIFTLILFKLIKKVSVTKLTIGIIIFGVAMHALSIL; encoded by the coding sequence TTGACTAAAGTGGCAAAAAAAGAGCTTAACAGTGTATTTTGGCGTTCCTTTGCATTACAAGGTGCCTTTAACTTTGAACGAATGCAAAATATTGGGTACGCCTATTCTATGGTACCTATAATTAAAAAATTGTATAAAAATAAAGAAGAACAAGCCCAAGCTTTGGATCGGCATTTAGAAATTTTTAACACCACTCCACAAATGGTGCCTTTAATTCTAGGGATTTCTAGTGCGATGGAAGAAGAAAATGCCAATAACGTAAATTTTGATGAGCAGTCAATTAATGCTGTTAAGGCATCTTTAATGGGACCTTTAGCCGGTATTGGTGATTCAATTTTTTGGGGAACCTTGCGAGTGATCGCGGCAGGTATCGGTGTTTCTTTAGCTGAGCAAGGAAGTATTTTTGGACCGATTTTATTTTTAATTATTTTCAACGTTCCTAATTTCTTGTTACGGATTTTTGGTTTGAAGATGGGCTATCAGGTTGGGGTGAACTCATTAGAACGCATTCAAAAAGAAGGTCTAATGGATAAAATTATGTCAGTTGCCACTATTATTGGATTAGCTGTAGTAGGTGGTATGGTTGCAACTATGCTTGATATCACTACACCGCTCGAATGGTCAGGTAGTGGGGCCGAAATTGTGGTTCAAGATATTCTTGACGAAATTATGCCGAAGATGTTGCCGCTAATCTTTACGTTGATTTTGTTTAAACTAATTAAAAAAGTAAGTGTGACTAAGCTAACCATTGGCATTATTATTTTTGGTGTTGCTATGCATGCGTTATCCATTTTATAA
- a CDS encoding PTS mannose/fructose/sorbose/N-acetylgalactosamine transporter subunit IIC codes for MLAQALTLGIVAGIGILDGRLFGQMMFDRPLVLGLFVGLILGDVKEGIIIGAQLELIWMGIAGIGAATPPDIVTGGILGTAFAILSGRGVEVALALAVPIAVLAQTLGVLVRIINTYFSHKADEYAKEANYKGLAFSMWVPVLLFFLSTFVPTFLAILLGAQQVSSLINAVPDVILDGLGVAGNLLPGVGFALLMDMLFSRKMAPFFFVGFLAAAYLELDITAIALFAACVAFVIHFYIEPKNNNKQEVEQPDNLTEGEIDFD; via the coding sequence ATGCTAGCACAAGCTTTAACTTTAGGTATAGTAGCTGGGATAGGCATACTAGATGGACGTCTCTTTGGTCAAATGATGTTTGATAGACCGCTAGTTTTAGGGTTATTTGTTGGGTTAATTTTAGGTGATGTAAAAGAAGGAATTATTATCGGAGCACAGCTAGAATTGATTTGGATGGGAATTGCAGGCATTGGTGCTGCGACGCCACCAGATATTGTCACAGGGGGAATATTAGGAACAGCATTTGCCATTCTCTCTGGTAGAGGCGTGGAAGTGGCTTTAGCTCTGGCTGTGCCTATTGCCGTATTAGCTCAAACATTAGGTGTATTGGTACGAATTATCAATACCTACTTTTCCCATAAAGCTGACGAATACGCTAAAGAAGCCAACTATAAAGGGTTAGCCTTTTCGATGTGGGTTCCAGTCTTATTATTTTTCTTGAGTACGTTTGTCCCAACATTTTTGGCTATTTTATTGGGGGCTCAACAAGTAAGTAGTTTAATTAATGCGGTGCCGGATGTGATATTGGATGGTCTAGGTGTTGCTGGTAATTTATTACCAGGTGTTGGGTTCGCTTTATTAATGGATATGTTATTTTCCAGGAAAATGGCACCATTTTTCTTTGTCGGCTTTTTAGCAGCGGCCTATCTAGAATTAGATATTACCGCAATTGCTTTATTTGCTGCTTGCGTGGCTTTTGTTATTCATTTTTATATTGAACCTAAGAATAATAACAAACAAGAAGTGGAGCAACCAGACAATCTAACGGAAGGAGAGATTGACTTTGACTAA
- a CDS encoding chromate transporter, translating into MRLQKLKVCLLLFRMTFSVSAFTFGGGYIAIPMMRKNFVHKLKLISEQELLDMAAIAQSTPGAIAVNIAVLVGYRLAGITGAIVSCVGTVLPPIVIISVVSMFYQAFRDSTIVSAILKGMEAGVAAVIVDLVIDMGQVILKEKNLLLTLLPFFVFIANFIFNVNALFIILISAILCVIQTYIKSKQGGTFG; encoded by the coding sequence ATGAGATTGCAAAAACTAAAGGTCTGTCTCTTGTTATTTCGAATGACATTTTCTGTTAGTGCCTTTACTTTTGGTGGAGGTTATATTGCTATACCGATGATGCGAAAAAACTTTGTTCACAAATTGAAGCTAATCAGTGAACAGGAATTACTAGACATGGCGGCGATTGCGCAATCGACACCGGGGGCTATCGCAGTTAATATTGCTGTATTAGTGGGATACCGTCTTGCAGGAATTACAGGAGCGATTGTTAGTTGTGTTGGCACAGTTTTGCCGCCTATCGTTATTATCTCTGTGGTTTCTATGTTTTATCAAGCTTTTCGCGATAGTACGATTGTTTCTGCCATTTTAAAAGGGATGGAAGCAGGAGTTGCGGCGGTAATTGTTGATTTGGTTATTGATATGGGCCAAGTTATTTTAAAAGAAAAAAATTTATTATTAACCTTACTGCCATTTTTTGTCTTTATTGCCAACTTTATTTTTAACGTTAATGCGTTATTTATCATACTTATTAGTGCTATTTTATGTGTTATTCAAACTTACATAAAAAGTAAACAAGGAGGGACATTCGGGTGA
- a CDS encoding SIS domain-containing protein translates to MASIESYLQETPEKMLTIIEEADKLFAKVKQAAIERIVITGSGTSYHSGEQMAKQMQHLLQFEVLALYPFEITRETFLKDNDKTLVVGISQGGSSYSTYNAMELAKSCGCMTASMAGSENAYIDEVADYVLTVYCGEETAGAKTKGFYCTKLNLLLLALNIGKAQGQISDETYKKEITAAKEAADHFKTVYDASEKWIDAHKETLTSAEEIRITGPASLYGDILESALKLLETMRCPVTGYEFEEFIHGIYNAINEKSTVFILDDGNEPRTNKMKEVLSAWSDSIFLITNYESEQADLVLPTGDDPEGWHFNFIIPLQLICAKIPTLRGVDPSTPKDPNFHMKLGSKKMNQ, encoded by the coding sequence ATGGCATCAATTGAAAGTTATTTACAAGAAACACCGGAGAAAATGTTGACGATTATTGAAGAGGCGGATAAATTATTTGCTAAAGTAAAACAAGCAGCAATCGAACGCATCGTTATCACAGGATCAGGCACTAGTTATCATTCAGGGGAGCAGATGGCTAAGCAAATGCAACACTTATTGCAATTTGAAGTCCTAGCGCTCTATCCTTTTGAAATTACTAGAGAAACATTTTTAAAAGATAATGATAAAACTTTAGTGGTAGGGATTTCTCAAGGTGGCAGTAGTTATTCTACGTATAACGCTATGGAATTAGCAAAAAGCTGTGGTTGTATGACCGCTTCGATGGCAGGCAGCGAAAATGCCTATATTGATGAAGTCGCAGATTATGTATTGACGGTATATTGTGGAGAAGAAACAGCGGGTGCAAAGACCAAAGGATTTTACTGTACAAAATTAAATTTATTGTTGTTAGCGTTAAATATTGGAAAAGCACAAGGACAAATTTCGGATGAAACCTACAAAAAAGAAATCACAGCGGCAAAAGAAGCAGCAGATCATTTTAAAACTGTATATGATGCTTCAGAAAAATGGATTGATGCGCATAAAGAAACTTTAACTTCTGCCGAAGAAATCCGAATTACTGGACCGGCTTCTTTATATGGAGACATTTTAGAAAGTGCACTTAAGCTCTTAGAAACGATGCGTTGTCCGGTAACTGGTTATGAATTTGAAGAATTCATTCATGGAATTTACAATGCTATTAATGAAAAATCCACTGTATTTATTTTAGACGATGGGAACGAACCGCGTACAAACAAAATGAAAGAAGTTCTTTCCGCTTGGTCTGATTCGATTTTTCTCATTACAAATTATGAATCCGAGCAAGCAGACTTGGTTTTACCAACGGGTGACGATCCAGAAGGATGGCATTTTAATTTTATCATCCCATTACAACTAATCTGTGCCAAAATACCAACCTTACGCGGTGTAGATCCTTCGACACCTAAAGATCCAAATTTCCATATGAAATTAGGATCAAAAAAAATGAACCAATAA
- a CDS encoding PTS sugar transporter subunit IIA, giving the protein MKYLIATHGEFSKGIIDAAQLIAGNNNKIDYFSMTKSKGQEEAEEEVKNYLAKTQGQELVVLTDVFGGSVANLFTNFLLNGYKFQLVTGVNLPLVLTLLLSADTDSNTLIKNSIEEAKKGIVYINELIEKQGGDHNDDRIIED; this is encoded by the coding sequence ATGAAATATTTGATTGCAACACACGGCGAGTTTTCAAAAGGCATTATCGATGCAGCACAATTAATCGCGGGCAATAATAATAAAATTGATTATTTTTCAATGACAAAGTCCAAAGGGCAAGAAGAAGCTGAAGAAGAGGTTAAAAATTATTTAGCAAAAACGCAAGGACAAGAACTTGTGGTATTAACAGATGTTTTTGGTGGGAGCGTCGCTAATTTATTTACCAATTTTTTGTTGAATGGTTATAAATTTCAATTAGTTACTGGAGTGAATCTTCCTTTGGTATTAACCTTGCTATTATCTGCGGATACAGATAGTAACACATTGATTAAAAATAGCATTGAAGAAGCCAAAAAAGGAATTGTCTATATTAACGAACTCATTGAAAAACAAGGAGGAGATCACAATGACGATCGCATTATTGAGGATTGA
- a CDS encoding MurR/RpiR family transcriptional regulator encodes MNLLEIRTSQYMPKLSNNDLQSLKEINIHYHDIPEILMKNLADRCYISISTLHRLILKIGFSGFSDFKLRITDDLKTIETAKLSSFDEENYLQNYLNNITLTKRLNEGEIKKVANVILEKTHRFCFGTGWKQKQVIDNFSNDLLYYGESFITLRTENDLRLSADTMDENSVLIILSLSGNTENYSKILETCKLRNITIISITSDKINSLSSLADYSLYYKENVLDDIDKHWNTGALDFLVNYLIEIIVYQKGEQ; translated from the coding sequence ATGAACCTATTAGAAATTCGTACATCTCAATATATGCCAAAACTTTCCAATAATGATCTTCAAAGTTTAAAAGAAATAAATATCCATTATCACGATATTCCAGAGATTTTGATGAAGAATTTAGCTGATCGCTGCTATATTTCAATTTCTACGCTTCACCGTCTTATTTTAAAAATTGGGTTTAGTGGTTTTTCAGATTTTAAGCTTAGAATAACTGATGACCTTAAAACAATTGAAACTGCTAAATTGTCTTCGTTTGATGAAGAAAATTATTTACAAAATTATTTGAATAATATTACACTTACAAAACGCTTAAATGAAGGAGAGATAAAAAAAGTCGCTAATGTCATTTTAGAGAAGACACATAGGTTTTGTTTTGGAACTGGATGGAAGCAAAAACAAGTTATCGATAACTTTTCAAATGATTTGTTATACTATGGAGAATCTTTTATTACCTTACGGACAGAAAATGATCTTCGTCTTTCTGCTGATACAATGGATGAAAATTCAGTTCTGATTATTTTATCTTTAAGTGGAAACACTGAAAATTATAGTAAGATTCTTGAAACATGTAAGTTAAGAAATATCACTATTATTAGTATTACTTCTGATAAAATTAATTCCTTAAGTTCACTTGCTGATTATTCATTATATTACAAAGAAAATGTTCTTGATGATATTGATAAACATTGGAATACTGGCGCTTTAGATTTTTTGGTTAATTATTTAATTGAAATTATTGTTTATCAGAAAGGTGAACAATAA
- a CDS encoding LLM class flavin-dependent oxidoreductase — protein sequence MIDSNNLTFGLDTFGDIAYDEQTGERWNYTQSLRNIVEEGKLADQVGVDVFALGEHHRAEYVISSPDTVLAALATVTENITLGTGVTILSSDDPVRVYERFSTINALSNGRAQIMLGRGAFTESFPLFGYDVRNYEDLFEEKVALFNELLKGEPVTWEGHLTQSLENVQLYPKIEGQLQTRIGVGGSPDSVIRAARYGFPMVLAVIGGSPYRFKQYIDLYKRAAAKFGTPVHPVGLHSPGVVADTDEEAREIAWKYVKKTIDHLIEEKGVPAMTRDRFEFEVTNGSYYVGSPETVAEKMARVMSETGIERFDLVYGGGGQLQKDRFKMIQLYGEKVVPRVKELLKVGVTNG from the coding sequence ATGATAGATAGTAATAATTTAACTTTTGGCTTAGATACCTTTGGTGATATCGCTTATGATGAACAGACGGGAGAACGATGGAATTATACGCAGTCACTGAGAAATATTGTTGAAGAAGGAAAACTCGCTGATCAAGTGGGTGTTGATGTTTTTGCGTTAGGAGAGCATCATCGAGCTGAATATGTTATTTCGAGTCCAGATACAGTCCTAGCTGCCTTAGCAACCGTGACGGAAAATATTACGTTAGGGACTGGTGTGACAATATTGAGTTCGGATGATCCGGTGCGGGTTTATGAACGTTTTTCCACAATTAATGCCTTATCTAATGGTCGTGCTCAAATTATGTTAGGGCGCGGTGCTTTTACCGAATCCTTCCCATTATTTGGTTATGATGTTCGAAATTATGAAGATTTATTTGAAGAAAAAGTGGCTTTGTTTAATGAGTTATTAAAAGGTGAACCTGTAACTTGGGAAGGTCATCTCACGCAATCATTAGAAAATGTACAATTATACCCGAAAATTGAAGGGCAATTGCAAACACGTATTGGCGTAGGTGGTTCGCCAGATTCAGTTATTCGTGCTGCGAGATATGGCTTTCCAATGGTGTTAGCGGTAATTGGAGGTAGTCCTTACCGTTTTAAACAATATATCGATCTTTATAAACGAGCTGCTGCAAAATTTGGCACGCCTGTTCATCCAGTAGGGTTACATTCACCTGGCGTTGTTGCTGATACAGACGAAGAAGCTAGGGAAATTGCTTGGAAATATGTTAAGAAAACAATCGATCACCTTATTGAAGAGAAAGGAGTGCCAGCGATGACTCGGGACCGCTTTGAATTTGAAGTTACCAATGGATCGTATTACGTTGGTAGTCCGGAAACTGTGGCAGAAAAAATGGCTCGAGTGATGTCAGAAACAGGTATTGAGCGTTTTGATTTGGTATACGGTGGCGGAGGACAATTGCAAAAAGATCGTTTTAAAATGATTCAATTATACGGTGAAAAAGTAGTTCCAAGAGTCAAAGAACTGTTAAAAGTGGGTGTAACAAATGGATAA
- a CDS encoding NADPH-dependent F420 reductase gives MDKMTIGILGAGKLGTTLARLAVAAGYDVLIAGSGSVEKISLTVEVLAPGAQAITAKEAAKRADIVLLALPLGKYQTIPQVELTGKIVIDAMNYWWEVDGKENTISDFQVSSSEVVQNFLEDSVVVKAFNHMGYHDLEDETRSVEENGRKAIAYTTDDVSAGNTVAQIIDDLGFDPLFIGPLKNGIILEPGSPLFGANLVKEDLQDMIDHLPESDFGRKVVEAKEISIM, from the coding sequence ATGGATAAAATGACAATCGGGATTTTAGGAGCAGGAAAGCTAGGTACGACATTGGCACGCTTAGCAGTTGCTGCTGGTTATGATGTCCTCATTGCTGGATCAGGGTCAGTCGAAAAAATTTCATTAACGGTTGAAGTGTTAGCTCCTGGCGCACAAGCAATAACCGCAAAAGAAGCTGCTAAAAGAGCGGATATTGTCTTACTAGCCTTACCACTTGGCAAATATCAAACCATTCCGCAAGTAGAATTAACCGGAAAAATTGTGATTGATGCGATGAATTATTGGTGGGAAGTAGATGGAAAGGAAAATACCATTTCGGACTTCCAAGTTTCCTCTTCAGAAGTGGTCCAAAACTTTTTAGAAGATAGTGTTGTAGTCAAAGCTTTTAATCATATGGGCTACCATGATTTAGAAGATGAGACACGTTCAGTGGAAGAAAATGGACGTAAAGCCATTGCTTACACAACAGATGATGTTTCAGCTGGTAATACTGTTGCACAAATAATTGATGACTTAGGGTTTGACCCACTATTTATTGGTCCCTTGAAAAACGGTATTATTTTAGAACCCGGTAGCCCCTTGTTTGGAGCCAATTTGGTAAAAGAGGACTTACAAGATATGATCGATCATTTACCAGAAAGTGATTTCGGAAGGAAAGTTGTAGAGGCTAAAGAAATTTCTATTATGTAA
- a CDS encoding 6-phospho-alpha-glucosidase yields the protein MSNVITIAGGGSGHTPGIVLTLLKNQEDFPIQEIRLYDIDEERNHDMEIIIDFLLKKHGFDIPLLATLKPEEAFTGVDFVFSQIRVGGIEMRELDEKIPLNHGIVGQETCGLGGFSYGMRSMKGFLGLISDIQEYAPDAWILNYTNPETIIAESVRRSFPDAKIINACDMTISIEELIADSFDYDRQYWISEYYGLNHFGWYKNIYDRSVNRDIMPEIIEKIIHQGFKTDDLEKNWETTYKIMEHMVKSFPTHVPNNYLQYYLHPNIVLEHSDPDYTRANEILDGRLKEIKETVKQIQKAKDITEVHYESDSHGQYIVDMAISIQNNSNKRFMLIVPNRGAIPNLREDAVVELPCYVNSKGVEPISLRENIPDFHKGLMEAQVASEKLLVDAFFENSYQKAFESFSLNQTVPNADVAKKVLDEFIEANGDYWIELN from the coding sequence ATGTCAAACGTTATTACAATTGCAGGCGGAGGTAGTGGGCATACGCCAGGTATCGTGCTTACTTTGTTAAAAAATCAAGAGGACTTCCCAATTCAAGAAATTCGTTTGTACGATATAGACGAAGAGAGAAATCATGATATGGAAATCATTATTGATTTCTTGTTAAAAAAGCACGGTTTTGATATTCCTTTATTAGCTACTTTAAAACCTGAGGAGGCTTTCACCGGAGTTGATTTTGTTTTTTCTCAAATTAGAGTTGGCGGAATTGAAATGCGAGAGCTAGATGAAAAGATTCCATTAAATCATGGTATTGTTGGGCAAGAAACATGTGGATTGGGTGGTTTTTCTTATGGAATGCGTTCAATGAAGGGATTTTTGGGTCTTATTAGTGATATTCAAGAATACGCTCCTGATGCATGGATATTAAATTATACCAATCCGGAAACCATAATAGCAGAAAGTGTTCGAAGAAGTTTCCCTGATGCTAAAATAATCAATGCTTGTGATATGACCATTAGCATAGAAGAATTAATTGCTGATTCGTTCGATTATGATCGCCAATATTGGATAAGTGAATATTATGGTCTAAATCACTTTGGCTGGTATAAAAATATATATGATCGAAGTGTAAATAGAGACATTATGCCTGAAATTATAGAAAAAATTATTCATCAAGGTTTTAAAACGGATGATCTAGAAAAAAATTGGGAAACTACGTACAAAATTATGGAACATATGGTAAAAAGTTTCCCCACACATGTTCCAAATAATTATTTACAATATTATTTGCACCCTAACATTGTCTTAGAACATTCTGACCCAGATTATACACGGGCTAACGAAATTTTGGATGGGCGCCTTAAAGAAATTAAAGAAACAGTAAAACAAATACAAAAGGCAAAAGATATTACTGAAGTACATTATGAAAGTGATTCGCATGGACAATATATTGTGGATATGGCGATATCTATTCAAAATAATTCGAATAAACGTTTTATGTTAATCGTGCCAAACCGAGGAGCTATTCCTAATTTGAGGGAAGATGCTGTAGTTGAACTACCGTGTTATGTTAATTCAAAAGGAGTAGAACCAATTTCCCTAAGAGAAAATATTCCAGATTTTCACAAAGGTTTGATGGAGGCTCAAGTAGCTTCAGAAAAATTATTAGTGGATGCCTTTTTTGAAAATTCGTATCAAAAAGCTTTTGAATCATTCTCGCTTAACCAAACAGTTCCTAATGCTGACGTTGCGAAGAAGGTATTAGATGAGTTTATAGAAGCAAATGGTGATTATTGGATTGAATTAAATTAA
- a CDS encoding carbohydrate deacetylase: MDLLIINADDFGYSEGINLGITAAHKKGILTSTTMLANMPGFEHGVKIAKNNINLGIGVHLTLTCGSPLLEDVPSITNNNKFYPLSFYESDFYIDTDDVYREWQAQIEKILLAGIKPTHLDSHHHVNRLEPIREVFIRLAEEYDLPVRNNFEVPSSLKTTSRFSLDFDQMAEDKEIWKPIKIKNLIQDCKAYHSVECMCHPGFIDQVVLDNSGLRDLRAYTCAELQNRKYKEMFEKNNITLGNYGDI; this comes from the coding sequence ATGGATTTATTGATAATTAACGCAGATGATTTTGGTTATAGTGAAGGTATTAATTTAGGGATTACAGCTGCCCACAAAAAAGGAATTTTAACTTCTACAACAATGCTAGCTAACATGCCGGGGTTTGAACACGGGGTAAAAATAGCTAAAAATAATATAAACTTAGGTATTGGTGTACATTTGACATTAACATGTGGGAGCCCTTTGTTAGAGGACGTCCCTTCTATTACTAATAATAATAAATTTTATCCATTATCATTTTATGAAAGCGATTTTTATATTGATACTGATGATGTATATCGAGAATGGCAAGCGCAAATAGAAAAAATTTTACTTGCAGGTATTAAACCTACGCATTTAGATAGCCATCACCATGTTAATAGGTTGGAACCAATTAGAGAAGTCTTTATTAGGTTAGCTGAAGAATATGATTTGCCAGTCAGAAATAATTTTGAAGTCCCATCAAGCTTAAAAACAACAAGCAGATTCTCTCTTGATTTTGACCAAATGGCCGAGGATAAAGAGATATGGAAACCAATTAAAATAAAAAATCTTATTCAAGATTGCAAAGCATACCATTCTGTTGAATGCATGTGCCATCCAGGTTTTATAGATCAAGTTGTTTTAGATAATTCTGGATTAAGAGATTTAAGAGCTTATACATGTGCAGAATTACAAAATAGAAAGTATAAAGAAATGTTTGAAAAGAACAATATCACATTAGGAAATTACGGAGATATTTAA
- a CDS encoding PTS sugar transporter subunit IIB, whose amino-acid sequence MTIALLRIDDRLIHGQVAFGWTSSLGVNTILVVNDEAKNDQMKAMSLNLAKPSNVNLYIRGVEESGEIVQKFSTSKKSNVLVLTKNTEDTYQLLKNTKDAVKEINIGGLRFAEGKRKLTDLVAVDDQDISHLKAIRDMGIDVEFRMLPNDKRKKLKDFSI is encoded by the coding sequence ATGACGATCGCATTATTGAGGATTGATGACCGGCTCATTCATGGTCAAGTCGCTTTTGGTTGGACTTCATCTTTAGGTGTAAATACGATTTTAGTCGTTAACGACGAAGCAAAAAATGATCAAATGAAAGCTATGTCTTTAAATCTAGCCAAGCCAAGCAATGTCAATCTTTATATTAGAGGTGTAGAAGAATCAGGCGAAATTGTACAAAAGTTTAGTACTTCAAAAAAGAGCAACGTACTTGTACTGACTAAAAATACTGAAGATACTTACCAGTTGTTGAAAAACACAAAAGATGCGGTAAAAGAAATAAATATTGGTGGACTACGCTTTGCAGAAGGAAAAAGAAAGCTGACCGATTTAGTTGCAGTAGATGATCAAGATATTAGTCACTTAAAAGCAATCCGTGACATGGGAATTGATGTGGAATTTCGGATGTTACCCAATGATAAAAGAAAAAAATTAAAAGATTTTTCTATTTAA
- a CDS encoding chromate transporter: MIKSVLLLFIVFFQIGLFSIGGGYAIIPLIQEQVVNAYEWLNVQEYTDIITISQMTPGPLVVNTASFVGMRLAGVAGAIAATAGSILSGTIISIALYKFFKKYKNIDSIANVLKGLTASSVGLIASAASTIILLAMVGTSSLKVENFHLDVVAVILFFVSLFALRKYKLNPILIMILSGIVGLFIY; this comes from the coding sequence GTGATTAAAAGTGTTTTGCTGCTGTTTATTGTGTTTTTTCAGATAGGTTTATTTAGTATTGGCGGAGGTTATGCTATTATTCCGCTAATACAAGAACAAGTTGTCAATGCTTATGAATGGCTTAACGTTCAAGAATATACTGATATTATTACTATTTCTCAAATGACACCAGGTCCTTTAGTTGTCAATACGGCGTCTTTTGTAGGCATGCGTCTTGCTGGTGTAGCAGGGGCGATTGCGGCGACTGCTGGAAGTATTTTATCAGGAACAATTATTTCGATTGCTTTATATAAATTCTTCAAGAAATATAAAAATATAGATAGTATCGCAAATGTATTAAAAGGATTAACGGCCAGTTCTGTAGGATTAATCGCCTCAGCTGCTTCAACTATTATTTTACTTGCTATGGTGGGTACGTCATCGCTTAAAGTTGAAAATTTTCATTTGGATGTTGTTGCCGTTATTTTATTTTTTGTATCCTTATTTGCCTTAAGAAAATACAAATTAAATCCCATACTTATTATGATCTTATCAGGAATTGTGGGACTGTTTATTTATTAG